A stretch of DNA from Limnohabitans sp. MORI2:
TCACGGTAGCGTGATGACTGCGGCCGCAACAACTGGCATCACAGTCAAGATCAACGGTGTAGATACCGCTGCATTCGCCACATCGGATGATGCAGAACTCTCACGTGCTTCAGTTGTGACAGCGATCAACAACATTTCCGGTCAAACGGGTGTGAAAGCAATCAACACACACGACGACAGCAAAGGCGTGGTGTTGGTGGCGGAAGATGGTCGCAACATCACCATCACAACAACCACATCCGAAGCTGTGACAGGTTTGGCTGTGACTGGTAAGACTTACGAAGGTACTTATGAGTTGAACACTCAAGATGGTCGTGCCATCAATGTGTCTAGCAATGTGTCAGGTACCTTGTCTAACTCTGGTTTGAACTTTGGCAGCTTCAAAGCCGATACAGCTCAAGCAGTGACATTGACACGCGCTGGCCACACTGGCACAGCAGGCCCAGTCAGCGGTGACGCAGCAGGCGCCTTGAAAGGCAACACCTTGGTGATCAACGGTGTGGGTATCGATGCAGCCAATGCCAACGACGATCAAGCGTCTGTGGATGAGTCTGTGGTTGGTTCCTCTTCTAAATCAGCTAGCGCGATTGCAATCGCTGCAGCGATCAACAAGAAAACTGGCATGACTGGCGTGACAGCAACTGCTGAAGCCAACACATTGCGCGGTTCTAGCTTTACGGCTGGCGTGGTGACCAACGTCAACTTGAACGGTGTTGACATTGCCATGAATTTGGGCGCTGATTCCAAGCGTGACGATGTCTTGAATGCCTTGAATGCTTACCAAGGTCAAACTGGTGTGGTGGCCACTGCATGGGGTGACGGCATTACCTTGACTGCAGCCGATGGTCGTAACATCACGATTGACGTGGCCGGTGCAGGCGGTGCTGATGCCTTGGGTCTGACAGGTGTGGATGTCGGTGCAGTCGGTGACGGCACAGCTGCTGTGGCTTACTACTCGACCGTGAAACTGTCATCTGACAAAGCTTTCTCAGTTGAGAGCGGTTCTGAAGGCAACGACAACTTTGCCAACCTCGGTTTCCGTCGCGGCACGTTCGGTGGCTCAGACAACGCCCTCAAGATTGCTGACTTGGACGTGACCTCACAAGCGGGTGCCACCGAAGCCTTGAAGGCCATCGATGCAGCACTGACCACTGTGGCTGCTGACCAAGCCCGTGCCGGTGCCTTCCAAAACCGTTTGGAAGCCGTGGTGTCTAACTTGACTGAGTCGAACCAAAACATGTCTGCTTCTCGCAGCCGTATCTTGGACACAGACTACGCGACAGAAACCACCAACATGGCGCGTAACCAGATCATTTCGCAAGCTGCCACAGCGATGTTGGCGCAAGCGAACCAATCTTCCCAGTCTGTCTTGTCGCTCTTGAAGTAATCAAGAAGCGTATCCAGCCCAAGCGATTGGGCGTGACAAAAAAAGCGAGCCCTGTGCTCGCTTTTTTTATTTTCAAAATTCACTAAAGCTCTGGCAACTCATGTCGATATGGAAGAGACGAAACCCTGCAAGGGCAGCATCTTGCTGAGCAAGACGCTGCTGTTGCCCCTCCATTAGTGAGAAAAGAGCACATCATGGCCAACACAATTAATAACTTTAGTAATCCAGCTGTCACATTCCGCAATGTCACGGCGCCCGCTAAAGTCACTGCCACCACAGACATTTCTTTGTACACGGCCGACCAGATCAAAGCTTTGACGGCAGGAGAGGTGGCAGGGTTGACAGAAGACCAGGTGTCTTCTGTTGGCATTTCCGCCATGTCGGGCTTTACGGTGAAACAGCTCTCAGTCATGTCCGCTGCCAATGTCGCGGCGATGAGTGATGCCCAAGTGGCCGCCTTGAGCAACACCCAGCTTTCGGGTTTTGGCGCAACGCAAATGGGGGCGTTGACCTCGTCACAAATCAATTCATTCACGACGTCACAGCTCACGGCGCTCAAAGGCAACCAAATTGCATCTCTCAAGGCGAACCAAATCGGTAAGGTCGATAACGCGCAACTGAGTGCACTGACTTCTAGCCAAATTCAAGCCTTGACCACAGATCAAATTGTCAATTTGATCGCCGATCAGTTGGGTGCTTTGGGGACTTCACAGATTGCAAGCTTCAAAGATTCTCAAATCAAAGCCATTGAAACACGCGACATCAATGGGTTGACAACAGACCAAGTGGTGGCCATGAGCTTGAACCACATCAAGTCTCTGAGTACAGGGCAGTTGCGTGCCATGAGCACCGATCAAATTCAAGCCATTGAGAGCAAGGACTTCGTGGCCATGAGCGCAGCTCAGTTGGACGCGTTCACCTCCACTCAGTTGGCAGGCTTGACCAGCGCGCAGCTCAACGCGATGACCGTCACACAACTGGCGTCCCTTGATGACACACAAATTCAATCTTTGACAACGGCTCAGATTGCCAATTTGAATACCACCCAAGTTAGCCGTCTGAAGGCCAGCCAGGTTAATGCGCTGAGCAGTGCGCAGTTGACAGCCCTGACCAGCACTCAGCTGAAAGCCTTGAGCGTTACGGCCTTAGAGACGTTGGACAGTACCGACATGACGTCGCTCACGACCACGGAAGTGGCCGCATTGACCACGGCTCAAATCAAAGGTTTGAGCTCTAACTTTGTGGCGGGTTTGAGCACATCACAAATCCGTAACTTGACAACCGATCAAGTTCAAAACCTGTCTGCCTCTGCTTTGTCGGCGTTCACTGAAACCCAAATTCAAGCATTGAGCACCAACCAGATACAGGCCATCACCATTACTCAACTTAAAGGGTTGACCCCTGATAAGTTTGGGCAGCTCAGCACATCACAGGTTGAAAAACTGACCAATGATCAAGTGAAAAATTTGAGCGCGGCTCAGCTGAAATCCTTTACGACAACAGGCATCTCTAAGCTAACTTCTAGTCAAGTTGGCGTTTTGACAGCCACCCAAGTCAAAGGTTTGAGCACTGCAGCGTTGGCTGCCTTGACAACCACACAAGCTCCTGGTTTAGTCGATGCGCAATTGAAAGTCTTGAGTGAGGCGCAATTGCAGGCCATGAATTCAAGCACCGTGGGTGCTTTGACCACCTCGCAAATCAAGGTGTTGTCAACATCGCAAGTCAAGTCGCTCACGACTGCCGCGACGGCAGCTTTGACATCGAGCCAAGTCAATGCGCTGAGTACCTCACAAATCAAAGCCTTGTCTGGTGATCAAATTGCGGCGCTGTCTACCACGGCCATGCATAACCTCAGTACGACCAATTTGGCTGCGCTAACTACCGCACAAGTACAAGCCCTCACCACAACAGGTATTGGTCAGCTCGACACAACGCAGGTGAGAAAACTATCGACGGACCAGCTCAAAGCAATGACGACCACGGCGTTGGCGTCCATGAGCGTTGTACAGTTAGGAGCCCTGACCACAGCGCAAGTGAAAGGGCTGACCGCTGAGGGCTTGAACGCTTTGAATTCCACCAAGCTGCAGGCTTTGGATACCAATCAAATTGCGGCACTGACGACAACCCAAGTCAATAGTTTGTCGAGTTCACAAATTGCAGCACTGAGCTCCGATCAGGTTGCGGCCTTGACAACCGCCCAAATTACGGGGCTTGAGGCTTCTGACTTCGCAGCCATGACAACGGCTCAGGTTCATGCGCTGACGACCGATCAGTTGGCTGCTATGGCAACGGATGACATCGCAGCTTTGAACTCTGCGCAAGTTGTTGCCATGAGCTCAACGCAACTTCGCGCTTTGAGTTTGGCCCACGTCAAAGCCTTGGCAGCTGATGAAATTGCAGGCTTGAATTCGACCCAGTTGCAGGCCTTGACCACCAACCAAGTGAAAGCCTTGTCGACCGAAGACATGGCAGCATTGAAAACTTCACAGATTGAAAAACTGACGACAGACCAAGTGGCTGTCATTTCAGCCGCCAACATTGCCGCATTGAGCACCGCGCAAGTGGCGAAATTTGACACCAATCAAGTGGGAGCTCTGTCTAATGGTGCCGTAGGTGCCTTGACTGCTGGTCATGTGGATGCGTTGGCTGCCAAAGTGGCCAAGTTGGATACAACACAAATTCGCTACCTCAACACCTCTGCTGTTGCTTCGTTAGACACCACACAGATGGCCGCGTTGAGCACAGCACAAGTCAAAGCTTTGACGGTTGATCAAATCGCCTCGTTGACAACGACTGCAGCAGGCAGTTTGTCTACCAACCAATTGGCTGAGCTCGGGACCGATCAAATCAACGCCTTGACTGCCGATAGCATCAAGGCTCTGGGAACCAAAGTTGCTAACTTCTCCACCTCGCAAATCAAAGGTGTGAGCACAGCGGCGATTGCCAACTTAACCAGTACACAAACTCAGGCGTTGACCACCAGCTTGATGGCGGCACTGACGACAGATCAAATCAGCGCATTCTCGACTGCGAATGTGCGTGCGATGGACACCAACCAAATCCAGACCTTGAGCAAAGACCAAGTTTTGGCATTGGGTAGTGCACAGTTGCAAGCGTTGACAACATCACAAGTGGCCAAGATCAACACAGATCGCGTG
This window harbors:
- a CDS encoding flagellin is translated as MSVINTNVKALTAQASMSNVEKLTATTMERLSTGLRINSAKDDAAGLAITNRMTSQIRGYAVAIRNSNDGISMAQTAEGAMGQVTNMLQRMRELSVQAATGSVNDQDRVSIQQEVDQLKAEIDNVANKTNHNNIKLLDGSAGKIVLQTGTNANDTMNIAFGSVKTKDIGMGSRASLSSVATNYDAASTAAPALADGDLILNGVVVGASLATDDTKSFDSNASSAISKAAAINRVSAQSGVTATVNQTTVHGSVMTAAATTGITVKINGVDTAAFATSDDAELSRASVVTAINNISGQTGVKAINTHDDSKGVVLVAEDGRNITITTTTSEAVTGLAVTGKTYEGTYELNTQDGRAINVSSNVSGTLSNSGLNFGSFKADTAQAVTLTRAGHTGTAGPVSGDAAGALKGNTLVINGVGIDAANANDDQASVDESVVGSSSKSASAIAIAAAINKKTGMTGVTATAEANTLRGSSFTAGVVTNVNLNGVDIAMNLGADSKRDDVLNALNAYQGQTGVVATAWGDGITLTAADGRNITIDVAGAGGADALGLTGVDVGAVGDGTAAVAYYSTVKLSSDKAFSVESGSEGNDNFANLGFRRGTFGGSDNALKIADLDVTSQAGATEALKAIDAALTTVAADQARAGAFQNRLEAVVSNLTESNQNMSASRSRILDTDYATETTNMARNQIISQAATAMLAQANQSSQSVLSLLK